A part of Paenibacillus sp. IHBB 10380 genomic DNA contains:
- a CDS encoding 16S rRNA (uracil(1498)-N(3))-methyltransferase, with translation MQRYFVQPEQFKEDIVDITGEDARHISKVMRGKPGDKFIVSDGHAREALVEIDVIEQGLITTHVVEILAMTHEAHVKVTIAQSLPKGDKMETVIQKCTEIGAVSFVPFLSERTIVQYDAKKEEKRVERWRKIAKEAAEQSHRNIIPELESPLTWKQLLNTFTQYDAIYFCYEKEHGLQLRDAVKPFVEAKDAGTNSTILVIVGPEGGFSEEECRKAEEAGATSIGLGRRILRCETAGMVALSCILYESGEMGGV, from the coding sequence ATGCAACGATATTTCGTGCAACCAGAACAGTTTAAAGAGGATATAGTGGATATTACAGGTGAGGATGCGCGTCATATCTCTAAAGTGATGCGAGGTAAGCCTGGTGATAAGTTCATTGTTAGCGATGGTCATGCTCGTGAAGCGCTGGTTGAAATAGATGTAATTGAACAGGGACTAATAACAACCCATGTGGTTGAGATTCTTGCAATGACTCATGAAGCACATGTGAAAGTTACGATCGCGCAAAGCCTGCCTAAAGGCGACAAGATGGAAACAGTGATTCAAAAGTGTACCGAGATTGGGGCGGTTTCCTTTGTACCGTTCCTATCTGAACGTACGATTGTGCAATATGATGCGAAGAAAGAAGAGAAACGAGTTGAGCGGTGGCGGAAGATTGCCAAGGAAGCGGCAGAGCAAAGTCATCGTAACATTATTCCTGAATTGGAGTCACCGCTCACATGGAAACAGCTATTGAATACATTTACTCAGTATGATGCTATCTATTTTTGTTATGAGAAAGAACATGGTTTACAGTTACGTGATGCCGTAAAGCCTTTCGTAGAAGCTAAGGACGCAGGCACTAACTCTACAATTCTCGTTATCGTAGGTCCAGAGGGTGGATTTAGTGAAGAGGAATGCCGTAAAGCTGAGGAGGCTGGAGCTACTAGTATAGGGCTAGGACGCCGTATTTTACGATGTGAAACCGCGGGAATGGTCGCCCTTTCCTGTATATTATATGAATCTGGTGAAATGGGAGGAGTTTGA
- the mtaB gene encoding tRNA (N(6)-L-threonylcarbamoyladenosine(37)-C(2))-methylthiotransferase MtaB, which produces MPSIAFYTLGCKVNFYDTEAIWQLFKNEGYQQVDYEQTADVYLINTCTVTNTGDKKSRQIIRRAVRRNPNAIIAVTGCYAQTSPAEIMDIEGVDLVIGTQDRDKILPYVKQLQQSREPINAVRNVMKNRVFEEMDVPEFTDRTRAFLKIQDGCNNFCTFCIIPWSRGLSRSRDAKSIITQAHQLVEAGYKEMVLTGIHTGGYGDDLDNYDLSDLLWDLDKVDGLERIRISSIEASQIDDKMLDVLNRSSKMCRHLHIPLQAGDDTVLKRMRRKYTIEQFYNKMGLIRQAMPDVGITTDVIVGFPGETDEMFRNGYDLMKQIQFSEMHVFPYSKRTGTPAARMEDQVDEEVKHARVHDLIDLSEEMQLAYAKRFVGQVLDVIPEGIGKVDEGTGKLHGFSDNYLQVLFNGPEDLHRKICRVQITEAGVNECKGKLINVLEPSLEGTLS; this is translated from the coding sequence ATGCCATCCATAGCTTTTTATACTTTGGGGTGCAAAGTTAACTTTTATGATACGGAGGCCATTTGGCAGCTATTCAAGAATGAAGGTTATCAACAGGTGGATTATGAGCAAACAGCCGATGTTTACTTAATTAATACATGTACCGTTACAAATACAGGGGATAAGAAGAGTCGGCAAATTATTCGTCGTGCGGTTCGCCGTAATCCGAATGCAATTATTGCCGTTACAGGATGTTATGCTCAGACTTCTCCTGCAGAGATCATGGACATTGAGGGTGTAGATCTAGTTATTGGTACACAGGATCGAGATAAGATTCTACCTTACGTTAAACAACTACAACAATCACGGGAACCGATCAATGCGGTGCGAAACGTGATGAAGAATCGTGTGTTTGAAGAAATGGATGTGCCTGAATTTACTGACCGTACACGGGCTTTTCTCAAAATTCAAGATGGTTGTAATAACTTCTGTACGTTTTGTATCATACCATGGTCACGTGGGCTATCGAGAAGCCGTGATGCGAAAAGTATTATTACGCAGGCTCATCAGCTAGTTGAAGCGGGTTACAAGGAAATGGTCCTGACAGGAATTCATACGGGTGGTTACGGAGATGATTTAGACAATTATGATCTCTCTGATTTATTATGGGACTTAGATAAGGTAGACGGACTAGAGCGGATTCGCATTAGTTCTATCGAAGCCAGTCAAATCGATGACAAGATGCTTGATGTTCTTAATCGTTCATCCAAAATGTGTCGTCATCTTCACATTCCTCTTCAAGCAGGGGATGATACGGTGTTGAAGCGGATGAGACGGAAATACACGATAGAGCAATTTTATAATAAAATGGGTCTTATTCGCCAAGCTATGCCAGATGTAGGAATTACCACAGATGTTATTGTAGGATTCCCGGGTGAAACGGATGAAATGTTCCGTAACGGATATGATCTGATGAAACAAATCCAGTTCTCCGAAATGCATGTATTCCCTTATTCCAAACGAACGGGAACACCAGCAGCGCGCATGGAAGATCAAGTGGATGAAGAGGTGAAGCATGCGCGTGTTCATGATCTAATCGATTTATCTGAAGAAATGCAGCTTGCTTATGCGAAGAGATTTGTAGGACAAGTGCTTGACGTCATTCCAGAAGGTATTGGCAAGGTGGATGAGGGAACAGGCAAACTACATGGTTTCAGTGATAACTACTTACAAGTATTGTTTAATGGACCCGAGGATTTACATCGTAAAATATGTCGTGTTCAAATTACTGAGGCTGGTGTCAATGAATGTAAAGGTAAATTGATTAATGTGCTAGAACCTAGTCTAGAGGGCACACTTAGCTAG
- a CDS encoding NUDIX hydrolase, producing the protein MAKKEISAGGVVYRKENGELHIQLILDRYGKISLAKGKMEPGETIEQTALREIEEETGVIGEIISPVDIIAYTYYNSVHGEVDKEVHYYLVEAKAGQLKPQIEEINEVAWYDPHEAWSRQQQGGYDNNNRILHKALTLLEVDL; encoded by the coding sequence ATGGCAAAAAAAGAAATATCAGCAGGTGGCGTTGTATATCGTAAAGAGAATGGGGAGTTACATATTCAACTTATACTAGATCGCTATGGGAAAATCTCCTTAGCGAAAGGTAAAATGGAGCCAGGAGAAACGATCGAGCAGACAGCTCTTCGTGAAATTGAAGAAGAGACAGGCGTCATTGGTGAAATCATCTCCCCTGTGGATATTATTGCTTATACGTATTACAACTCGGTTCATGGTGAAGTGGACAAAGAAGTGCATTATTATCTAGTAGAAGCTAAGGCGGGGCAACTGAAACCGCAAATAGAAGAAATTAATGAGGTGGCTTGGTATGATCCTCACGAGGCTTGGAGCCGGCAACAACAAGGTGGCTATGATAATAACAATAGAATCTTACACAAGGCTCTTACTTTGTTAGAAGTGGACTTATAG
- a CDS encoding Na/Pi cotransporter family protein: MFQSIIIPVIYGLVIFMAGMKVMEQALARFAGPLMTSFLDKATKSPLKGMMFSALITAIIQSSTAVTVITIGLVTAGLLTYERTLGIILGTNIGTCLTTELIGLQLGQFAAPLLLISVFTWAVTVILSEMTPRRLHHFEPVQHLALATAGFALVMFGIRVMQSIGPSLESFGVFEWFIHQATQNVLWGIAAGICLTAIVHSGAAVIALAMGLASSGLLPVEVGISIVLGSNIGTCVTTIVASIGSSKSGKFVAWTHVALNVGGAALFMPFIPQLQQVSALISNDFGSQIAHAQTIFNIVCSLIALPCCYLPIWKRIGRTA, from the coding sequence ATGTTCCAATCCATCATTATCCCCGTAATCTACGGGCTTGTCATTTTTATGGCCGGCATGAAGGTTATGGAGCAAGCACTCGCACGCTTCGCGGGTCCTCTCATGACCTCTTTTCTAGACAAAGCTACCAAATCACCACTCAAGGGCATGATGTTCAGCGCACTAATTACTGCCATTATACAGAGCAGTACCGCCGTTACCGTGATTACCATAGGTCTTGTTACAGCGGGTTTGCTAACCTATGAACGCACCCTTGGTATTATTCTTGGCACCAATATCGGTACATGCCTTACAACTGAACTGATCGGTTTACAGTTAGGTCAATTCGCTGCTCCATTACTACTCATATCTGTCTTTACCTGGGCAGTAACCGTAATACTCAGTGAAATGACTCCGAGGCGTCTCCATCACTTTGAACCTGTACAACATTTAGCTCTAGCTACTGCTGGATTCGCACTCGTTATGTTTGGTATCCGTGTCATGCAATCCATTGGTCCCTCACTAGAAAGTTTCGGCGTATTTGAATGGTTCATACATCAAGCCACCCAGAACGTACTTTGGGGTATCGCAGCAGGGATTTGCCTAACAGCAATCGTTCACAGTGGCGCAGCTGTCATTGCCTTAGCCATGGGACTCGCGAGTTCCGGTCTACTGCCCGTAGAAGTTGGTATTAGCATCGTCCTTGGTTCTAACATCGGAACGTGCGTGACGACCATTGTTGCATCCATCGGCAGCTCCAAATCTGGCAAGTTTGTCGCTTGGACTCATGTCGCTCTAAATGTTGGAGGTGCTGCACTGTTTATGCCCTTTATCCCGCAGCTTCAGCAAGTATCTGCTCTGATCTCAAATGACTTCGGTAGTCAAATTGCCCATGCTCAGACTATTTTTAATATCGTATGTTCACTTATTGCATTACCCTGTTGTTATCTTCCTATATGGAAAAGGATTGGACGAACAGCCTAA
- a CDS encoding class I SAM-dependent rRNA methyltransferase, which translates to MASVILHRSHKKRIEQGHPWVYKSEIASVEGEPEAGQLVDVLNHQKRYLGTGYYNSASQITVRIVSYRKLEGMDQDFFVERFHNCLQHRERFIKGENAYRLVYGEADFLPGLIVDRFNDILVVQLLTLGMDVCRKAIVDALVEVMQPQGIYERSDVSVRELEGLEQLKGPVYGECPRYVTVKENGLSICVDIVEGQKTGYFFDQRENRASIEPLMTGWGGRSGISLQEMEQDGTTKHLPVNKSGSIVTFPYWDGATVLECFSHTGSFTLHACKYGAKKVTCLDISEHAIESAQENVKLNGFEDRVEFVVDDAFQYLRTQVKGVEERSKRAIVGGGKAKVDTSKPMTSGGGRTWDVVILDPPAFAKTKHAVQGASRGYKDINLHGMKLVNEGGYLVTASCSYHMRPELFLQTIQEAAADAGKILRLIEWRAAGKDHPQILGVDEGHYLKFAIFEVRSKTN; encoded by the coding sequence TTGGCATCGGTCATTCTACACCGCAGTCACAAGAAAAGAATAGAACAAGGACACCCATGGGTCTATAAAAGTGAAATAGCATCCGTTGAAGGTGAGCCTGAGGCAGGACAATTGGTGGATGTGCTCAATCATCAAAAGCGATATCTAGGGACGGGGTATTACAATTCAGCGTCGCAAATTACGGTGAGAATTGTTTCTTACCGTAAGCTCGAAGGTATGGATCAGGATTTTTTCGTGGAACGATTTCATAACTGTCTGCAACATCGGGAAAGATTCATTAAGGGGGAGAACGCGTACCGGTTAGTCTACGGTGAGGCTGATTTTCTTCCAGGTCTGATTGTTGATCGATTCAACGATATCCTAGTGGTTCAACTACTGACACTGGGGATGGACGTATGTCGTAAAGCTATTGTAGATGCGTTAGTGGAGGTTATGCAGCCACAGGGGATATATGAGCGAAGTGATGTCTCCGTGCGTGAATTGGAAGGCTTGGAACAACTCAAGGGTCCTGTGTATGGGGAATGTCCACGATATGTAACAGTGAAGGAGAATGGACTCTCCATTTGTGTGGATATTGTCGAGGGGCAGAAAACAGGATATTTCTTTGACCAACGGGAGAATCGTGCTTCTATCGAGCCGTTAATGACGGGTTGGGGAGGCCGAAGTGGAATCTCGTTACAAGAAATGGAGCAGGACGGAACGACCAAGCATCTGCCAGTGAATAAAAGTGGAAGTATTGTGACATTCCCATATTGGGATGGAGCTACTGTACTAGAATGTTTCTCACATACGGGTAGCTTTACGTTGCATGCTTGCAAATATGGAGCTAAGAAAGTGACCTGTCTTGATATTTCAGAGCATGCTATTGAAAGTGCTCAGGAGAATGTGAAATTGAATGGCTTCGAAGATCGTGTGGAATTTGTAGTTGATGATGCTTTCCAATATTTGCGTACACAGGTTAAAGGTGTGGAAGAGCGTAGTAAACGTGCCATTGTCGGTGGGGGTAAGGCGAAGGTAGATACCTCTAAACCTATGACCTCTGGCGGCGGAAGAACGTGGGATGTTGTTATACTTGATCCACCTGCTTTTGCCAAGACAAAGCATGCCGTTCAAGGAGCTAGTCGTGGTTATAAGGATATCAATCTTCATGGAATGAAGCTCGTGAATGAAGGTGGATATTTAGTAACAGCGAGCTGTTCTTACCATATGCGTCCAGAATTATTCTTACAGACTATCCAAGAGGCTGCGGCGGATGCCGGCAAGATACTTAGACTTATCGAATGGCGTGCTGCTGGTAAAGACCATCCGCAAATTCTCGGTGTAGATGAAGGTCATTACTTGAAGTTTGCAATCTTCGAAGTACGTAGTAAAACAAATTAA
- a CDS encoding cache domain-containing sensor histidine kinase gives MLISRIYRKHLKNNLFKKMILLFSVITIGTIITFSYLMFHFMSQSVVQRQLDIQKGAIQIVSNYISHKYDSVQAMMRDIYRDGVLAANTSYFLEHPYEEYVKYRLDRFYNESGATGDTVQYFRNRVEDDPNIVSLMLYSADQQYLYAYNNRNLKIISTNAARSFIPDAMYSEEGANVSVPNIWVQKQSNIPESPMFTVRVPINNKSSLRNIGQLLVYFDSEKIWDSLENYKGDFKGTILVLSSAGDVIFDSSDTFYGREYPYAEQVNTLYDSDMVEDGMSITKLTDLREGFTVLSVVPEQELAASYRGLRNTIFMVSSICILFAILISTLLINNFAKRTHSIIRFTRKVKNGDLTARIKEVRDDELGQISKSFNDMLEELNLYIDRVYKAEIKQKHTELAALEARVNPHFLYNTLEVIRMRAISQGATDVGEMIYSLSVLFKSYVQQKPRYTLKDELEACRLYLELFRIRYKDKFSYHMQCDKRLEDKVVLKMSLQPIIENYILHGMRTDKTDNQISITVTQEEGSLRVEVRDNGQGIYPERLAEIKQGLLNPDEYSESFGLRSIHERLKLLYGSFYGVDVQSEIGKGTAVTVWFPDLREDGTHDV, from the coding sequence ATGCTAATAAGCAGGATTTATAGAAAACACCTCAAAAATAATTTATTTAAAAAGATGATCTTGCTCTTCTCTGTCATAACGATCGGGACCATTATTACATTCTCCTATTTAATGTTTCACTTTATGTCGCAGTCGGTTGTTCAGAGACAACTGGATATCCAGAAAGGCGCGATTCAAATCGTCAGCAATTACATCAGTCATAAGTATGACTCCGTTCAGGCGATGATGCGTGATATATATAGAGATGGTGTTCTGGCTGCCAATACTTCCTACTTTCTGGAGCATCCTTATGAGGAATATGTTAAGTATAGACTAGACCGCTTTTATAATGAAAGCGGCGCAACAGGCGATACTGTACAGTATTTCAGGAATCGTGTAGAGGATGATCCCAATATTGTAAGTCTAATGTTGTATAGTGCTGATCAGCAGTATCTATATGCATACAACAATAGGAATTTAAAAATTATTTCTACAAATGCTGCACGGTCTTTCATCCCTGACGCCATGTATTCAGAAGAGGGTGCTAACGTCTCTGTACCGAATATCTGGGTACAAAAGCAGAGTAATATACCAGAATCACCCATGTTTACCGTACGTGTTCCTATTAATAATAAATCGTCACTGCGCAATATCGGTCAACTACTTGTCTACTTCGATTCGGAAAAAATTTGGGACAGTTTGGAAAATTACAAAGGTGATTTCAAAGGTACGATTCTTGTACTGTCGAGTGCTGGTGATGTGATATTCGATTCATCGGATACTTTTTATGGCCGGGAATATCCATATGCTGAGCAGGTAAACACGTTATACGATAGTGATATGGTAGAGGATGGAATGTCGATCACAAAGTTGACGGACCTCCGAGAAGGCTTTACTGTACTCAGTGTGGTGCCGGAACAGGAACTTGCTGCGTCGTATCGCGGATTACGGAATACAATTTTCATGGTCAGTTCGATTTGTATTTTGTTCGCTATTTTGATTTCCACCTTGCTTATCAATAATTTCGCCAAGAGGACGCACAGCATTATCCGGTTTACAAGAAAAGTAAAGAACGGAGATTTGACCGCCCGGATTAAGGAGGTTAGAGATGATGAACTTGGACAGATCTCCAAGAGCTTCAACGATATGCTGGAAGAGCTTAATCTCTATATCGACCGGGTATACAAAGCAGAAATTAAGCAAAAACATACCGAGCTTGCCGCACTAGAGGCCAGAGTGAACCCTCACTTCTTGTACAATACATTGGAAGTTATCCGGATGCGAGCCATTTCGCAGGGAGCTACGGACGTTGGGGAAATGATCTACAGCCTGTCCGTGCTATTCAAGAGTTATGTTCAGCAAAAGCCAAGGTATACGCTGAAAGATGAACTTGAGGCCTGCCGTCTATATTTGGAGCTATTTCGGATCCGTTACAAGGACAAGTTCTCTTATCATATGCAGTGCGATAAGAGGCTGGAAGATAAAGTGGTGCTGAAAATGTCTTTGCAGCCGATTATTGAGAACTACATTCTACACGGTATGAGAACCGATAAGACCGATAATCAAATCTCCATTACGGTGACACAGGAGGAGGGAAGCCTTCGCGTTGAAGTGAGAGATAATGGACAAGGTATTTATCCGGAGAGGCTGGCAGAAATAAAGCAGGGGCTGTTGAATCCGGATGAGTACTCGGAATCCTTTGGGCTTCGTAGTATACACGAAAGACTGAAGTTGCTGTACGGCAGCTTTTACGGCGTTGATGTTCAAAGTGAAATAGGGAAGGGAACGGCTGTAACCGTATGGTTTCCCGATTTGAGGGAGGATGGAACACACGATGTATAA
- a CDS encoding response regulator transcription factor: protein MYKVFIVDDEPFIIEGLYDIVDWAQLGLEIVGQAENGLDALNALKVIPADILITDISMPMMNGLDLIRSVRDFQPELKVIVLSGYNEFSYLKEGLTLGIENYLLKPINLEEFKATLNMIVEKLNISKEKHTFNEHSIMILRDNVMYRWMRNQIDPQEFQERADILGIMINKPFVSVSLLRPEHSYNEVFESILDQLRSNAWVIPFRDMDGDIVLLYNFDDPEQGKNEVQDTNDKLLNGLSAYQPLYLSIGSVEDVQAGASQSYINAKKAQEYFMIFPEEKILRYDDLKDREANAERSLLMNWNDYVKLIMAKNREELLARIEEDFGSLKQIEGISPGLLQDVAMEWMIRFKMQLEEIQHAEASDLYANHFDKIRMTSSIEELIDIMKEVAAITVDSLARDVKSPVVQQVLNYIDEWYNEDLSLKTLGDLYNIHPVYLGHLFNKEVNESFTEYINRYRIEKAKELLRLTQMKVHEIARSVGYWETGYFYKQFKRYVGISPKEYKGLS, encoded by the coding sequence ATGTATAAAGTATTTATTGTAGATGATGAACCATTTATTATAGAAGGCTTGTATGATATTGTCGATTGGGCTCAACTGGGGCTGGAAATCGTCGGTCAAGCCGAGAATGGGCTAGATGCCCTGAATGCATTAAAGGTTATTCCCGCGGACATTCTGATTACGGATATTTCCATGCCGATGATGAACGGACTTGATCTGATCCGCTCCGTTCGCGACTTCCAGCCAGAACTTAAAGTAATCGTATTGAGCGGATATAATGAATTCTCCTATTTGAAAGAAGGATTGACCCTTGGTATTGAAAATTACTTGCTGAAGCCTATCAATTTGGAGGAATTCAAGGCTACCTTGAATATGATAGTAGAGAAATTGAACATCTCCAAAGAAAAGCATACCTTTAACGAACATAGTATCATGATCCTCAGGGATAATGTGATGTATCGTTGGATGAGAAATCAGATCGATCCTCAGGAGTTTCAGGAACGTGCTGATATTCTCGGTATCATGATTAATAAGCCCTTTGTATCGGTCTCACTTTTGAGACCTGAGCATTCTTATAACGAGGTGTTCGAGTCTATCTTGGATCAATTGAGGAGTAATGCGTGGGTCATCCCATTCCGTGATATGGATGGAGATATTGTGTTGTTATATAATTTTGACGATCCGGAACAGGGGAAGAATGAAGTGCAAGACACGAATGACAAGCTATTGAATGGCTTGTCCGCCTACCAGCCACTGTATTTATCCATAGGGAGCGTGGAGGATGTACAAGCGGGTGCCTCACAAAGCTACATCAATGCGAAGAAGGCTCAGGAATACTTTATGATTTTTCCAGAAGAGAAGATCCTTCGATATGATGATCTTAAGGACAGAGAAGCGAATGCTGAACGTAGTCTTCTTATGAATTGGAATGACTACGTCAAGCTGATTATGGCAAAGAATAGAGAGGAACTACTTGCCCGTATAGAGGAGGATTTCGGCTCGTTGAAACAAATAGAAGGGATTTCCCCGGGCCTTCTTCAGGATGTGGCGATGGAATGGATGATTCGTTTCAAAATGCAATTGGAGGAAATCCAGCATGCTGAAGCATCTGATCTATACGCTAATCACTTCGACAAAATTCGAATGACGTCTTCCATTGAGGAATTAATTGACATTATGAAGGAAGTTGCGGCGATTACAGTGGACTCCCTAGCCCGTGACGTAAAGAGTCCCGTAGTTCAGCAGGTACTGAACTACATCGATGAGTGGTATAACGAAGATCTGTCTCTCAAGACGCTGGGCGACCTATATAATATTCATCCTGTATATTTGGGACATCTATTCAACAAGGAAGTTAATGAATCTTTCACCGAATATATTAACCGATATCGGATTGAGAAGGCGAAGGAATTGCTTAGATTAACCCAAATGAAGGTTCATGAAATTGCTCGAAGTGTAGGTTATTGGGAGACCGGATATTTCTATAAGCAATTTAAAAGATATGTGGGAATCTCCCCGAAGGAATATAAAGGGCTAAGCTAG
- a CDS encoding ABC transporter substrate-binding protein: protein MSTRRKKFSLLLTSLMALTLSVSACGGNNADNNKATGSAGSEKPVELIWYTIGAPQKDVDQVMAEVNKYTKEKINATVKMKMIDYGDYSQKMQVNAASGEPMDIMFTSSWAFDYVQNARKGAFMQIDDLLQTQGKDIVATLDPAFLEGSKVDGHNYGVPANKELPAQEVWRFNKEFLDKYDLDISKVNTMESLIPLLKTIKEKEPNITPYAMINDFVPFMPFDYIIEKLPMAVYMGTKDYKVVNILETPELKEMLKTVRTFYKEGYISPEVSTITSVDDLNRSGKWFADRAPTQPFADNLWSSSLGYPIVSIPAGEPIIYNWSVMGSMQAISANSKYPEKAMEFLNLLNTDPVLRNMVDSGIEGVHYEKVSDNVMKNMDNSKNYDMPTFSLGNVLITYLNEGDPENKWDEFKKFNESGINAPLLGFNFDTSKVTSEIASVQNVKEEYWSALMTGTVDPDEYLPKAIEKFKAAGLDKVIAEAQRQIDEWKAATGK, encoded by the coding sequence ATGAGTACGAGAAGAAAAAAGTTCTCTCTTCTGCTAACATCATTGATGGCGCTTACACTTTCGGTAAGTGCGTGCGGTGGAAACAATGCAGACAATAACAAGGCAACAGGATCAGCGGGGTCCGAGAAACCAGTTGAATTGATCTGGTACACGATAGGTGCTCCACAAAAAGATGTAGATCAAGTAATGGCGGAAGTCAACAAATATACCAAAGAGAAAATAAACGCAACCGTCAAGATGAAGATGATCGATTACGGTGATTATTCACAAAAAATGCAGGTTAATGCTGCATCGGGTGAGCCGATGGATATTATGTTTACCAGCTCGTGGGCGTTCGATTATGTGCAGAACGCACGTAAAGGGGCCTTTATGCAGATAGACGATTTACTCCAAACGCAAGGTAAAGACATTGTAGCAACTCTTGATCCTGCGTTCTTGGAAGGATCCAAAGTAGACGGACATAACTACGGGGTACCAGCTAATAAAGAACTTCCGGCCCAAGAAGTATGGCGGTTTAACAAAGAGTTCCTTGATAAATACGACTTGGATATTTCAAAAGTGAATACTATGGAAAGTCTGATCCCTCTGTTGAAGACGATCAAAGAGAAGGAACCGAACATTACACCATATGCTATGATCAACGATTTCGTACCTTTTATGCCATTTGACTATATCATCGAGAAATTGCCAATGGCAGTCTATATGGGTACGAAAGACTATAAAGTCGTTAACATTTTGGAAACACCAGAATTAAAAGAAATGCTAAAAACAGTACGTACATTCTATAAAGAGGGATACATTTCCCCTGAAGTATCTACGATTACCTCAGTCGATGACCTGAACAGGTCCGGCAAATGGTTTGCAGACCGTGCGCCGACTCAGCCTTTCGCCGATAACCTCTGGTCCTCGAGCCTTGGTTATCCAATAGTCTCCATACCGGCTGGCGAGCCCATTATTTATAACTGGTCAGTAATGGGCTCTATGCAAGCTATCTCTGCTAACTCCAAATATCCGGAGAAGGCTATGGAGTTCCTTAACCTGTTGAACACCGATCCGGTACTGCGCAATATGGTCGATTCCGGTATTGAAGGTGTTCACTACGAGAAAGTCAGCGATAATGTTATGAAGAATATGGATAATTCCAAGAACTACGATATGCCTACATTCTCGCTCGGTAACGTGTTAATTACTTATTTGAATGAAGGCGACCCGGAGAACAAGTGGGATGAATTCAAGAAGTTTAACGAGTCAGGCATTAACGCTCCATTGCTGGGCTTTAACTTCGATACTTCGAAAGTGACGAGCGAAATCGCTTCGGTTCAGAACGTGAAGGAAGAATACTGGTCCGCGTTGATGACAGGAACCGTTGATCCAGATGAATATCTGCCTAAAGCTATTGAGAAATTCAAAGCTGCTGGCTTGGATAAAGTCATCGCGGAAGCACAAAGACAAATCGATGAGTGGAAAGCGGCAACTGGCAAGTAG
- a CDS encoding ABC transporter permease, translating to MVGEFIRNIIKNKVMLLMVLPGALWLLFFSYLPMLGTVIAFKEYRFSRDGFWASIVNSKWVGWDNFKFLFSTNDAYIITRNTLLYNIVFIFLGLIISVLMAVILSEITSKKLSKTYQTGMFLPYFLSWVIVGYFTFSFLSSDRGLLNGVFEYFGMDSIQWYSDPKYWPIILVLVYLWKAVGYSSVVYLAAIMGIDRSLYEAAMIDGASKFQQIRRITLPMLTPIITIMTLLAIGKIFYADFGLFYQVPRDSGTLYGVTNVIDTYVYRGLKTTGEIGMSTAAGLYQSVVGFTLVMASNYIVRKFNKDNALF from the coding sequence ATGGTCGGTGAGTTTATTAGGAATATCATCAAAAATAAAGTTATGCTACTCATGGTTCTTCCCGGTGCACTTTGGCTTCTCTTTTTCTCTTATCTGCCGATGCTTGGAACGGTCATCGCTTTCAAGGAATATCGCTTCAGCCGTGACGGCTTCTGGGCAAGTATTGTGAATAGTAAGTGGGTTGGATGGGACAACTTCAAATTTCTATTCAGCACGAATGACGCTTATATAATTACGCGCAACACACTGCTCTATAATATTGTTTTTATCTTTTTAGGATTAATCATATCGGTATTAATGGCAGTTATACTGTCCGAGATTACTAGCAAAAAACTTTCTAAGACATACCAGACTGGCATGTTTCTTCCATACTTTCTATCATGGGTCATCGTCGGTTATTTCACGTTTAGCTTCCTAAGCTCAGACCGGGGATTGTTGAATGGGGTATTTGAATATTTTGGTATGGATTCGATTCAATGGTACTCAGACCCGAAATATTGGCCGATTATTCTAGTGCTTGTATATTTGTGGAAGGCAGTAGGTTATAGTAGCGTCGTGTATCTGGCAGCTATTATGGGGATCGACAGATCACTCTATGAGGCGGCTATGATTGATGGCGCCAGCAAGTTTCAGCAGATTCGCAGAATTACGCTACCCATGCTCACTCCAATCATCACAATTATGACACTGCTTGCAATTGGAAAAATATTTTATGCAGACTTCGGTCTGTTCTATCAAGTACCAAGAGACTCAGGAACCTTGTACGGAGTGACAAATGTTATCGATACTTACGTCTATCGTGGTCTCAAAACAACGGGTGAGATTGGCATGAGTACAGCGGCAGGGTTGTATCAATCCGTCGTAGGTTTCACTCTGGTCATGGCATCTAACTATATCGTACGCAAATTCAACAAGGACAACGCCTTGTTCTAA